CATATTATGCATTATGTTATGCAATATGCCCTGTATAAACCAGCTTTATAATCaagcataaataaatataaggcAATTAGGGATCACAATAGTGGAGGAAAGAGTAGAcagcaaataattatttttactatatTCGTCGAAAGAGAGACCTTGCAAAATGCTTTCATGACCTTGACCATTTCCCAAAATAAaccgataaatttgaaaattgcttcCGAGAAGGACGAGCCCTTTTAAATGAGAACCACAGTACCATTCTCGACcaatcaaatttggaaaacagTACTGCTGCCAGTTCCTTAAGTGACCTTGCCGCAGCGAAACAAATGCAGAGCGCTGTGTTGCCAAATATCACGATTATCCAACTCTTGGCTCATAAATGAAGGAACACAAACTAAGTGTCAAACTTGATATTCGGTTAACGTCCACATTAGACTAGTTTTCATAGAAACGAAGAATTTAACCACTATTTGGgcttatttcaatttttccatgaaaattatcCTACAGTAATGAATCGTCAgctcattaataatttgaaactaAGATgactataataaataatagaacgcactaaaaatttaagtgtagacacataatttgtttttacatagtatattttcaatttgaaaatacatCAAACGGATGAAGTAAGCTTTTGGGAGACATTTGGCTACAAATTAGGATATATGGCAAAGTTAAtacaaaagtaaatttatgaCAAACCTAGTTGTCGAGAGCATAGGCATCACTGTCTAATTTTATCAAGTCAAGGAGAGTGAAGAAAAATTGACATAATCGGTTCAGGTTCTATTTGAGTCATATTTAAGTAGTGCTTTACCCCTCTTTATCCATAACCAGAATATCCCGCAGTACGTTATCTagttttaatctttttatcaCCATTTGCGAGAAAAAGACAACCGATTTATGTTGGTTATTGTACTGCCTGAGAAATGAAGTACCTTTCGCGAATGATAACGAATGATGGTAGTCGCCTTCATATAGTCGTTGTGTAACGTCGCACTGTACTATAGctttttacgtattttctaCTCgttctgaaaaattaaaatattttatagttctGCAATGAATCTGTCTTTTGCCGGTTGCGGTTTTTTGGGCATTTACCACGTTGGGGTGGCCTGTTGTTTTCGGAAATATGCCCCGCATTTATTGTTAAACAAAATCTCAGGAGCGTCCGCTGGAGCTATTGCTGCTTGTTGTTTGTTACTGGATTTGCCACTGGGTATGTTATGTTTAGTTATGAACAATAGCAAATAATAACTTAtctaaaaatagaattattaaatattatacataaCAACTCTATTGATCTCTAATAACAAAAACGCAGGGTCTTCTTcgtacctaaaatatttttacagctCTCTCATgaatattttgtcatttaaatgtcaaaaaatcgaaaagaaCGCGTTTCAGCAGTCCTTAAGAAATCATCTAAACATAAGTTCACCATCATATATAGTAGTACCTATAATTGGTAACCGTAACCATTTATCTTGCTTTCCATATACTAAAGTAGAAAGTTGTGCAAGTCAAACATAAAACAATATTACTTTTATATGTaatgtatatatacatatatagcaATTTCTATAGCAAACTAACATTATTTTTGGGTGTAGAATTCATGGTTAAAGTagttaaaatatgtaataaattttactacaGTCGACGTGGAATATGGGTATAAGACAAAGTTACACATATTACAAACTATGAAATAGCATGTCTGGATGGCATAAAAGTTTGTCCCATAGTTCACATAAAGCGGAAGACCGCATTGTTATTGGAGTGAAActataattgatattttacaaaagaaCGGCATCTCGCTACCCATTTCACTGATACCGGTTTGATAAGGTCTGCCTTAATGTCTCCTTAAGACGGCCAACACTTTATGTGGACAATGGCCGAAATCGCCCTGATAtccacacataaaaaaaaatgtgtcaaatataaaagttatataaaattttctcaagAACTTTATGGCGCGTTCCACtaagaacaattaaaaatcgcTGATTCGGGATAtgagaaaaattgaacatttttttaaagacaccCAATAtaacttaatatttttgtatgtaGTTGCGATTTTcatctcaaaaataatttcaagtttaataatattatttgtattaattttcatgcAAATGAAGAATGTATCTTTTATAATAATGGTGAGTTTCGGTATTTGCATAAGTTCAACGgtaaactttcaaatttttatggaatttctTGATTAACGTGAAAACTATCAGGATAATAGAGAGATTTTGGtatgtttaatttaacattCCTTTAATGTTTTCGTTATTACGAAAGTGTCCATTGCTCCAAACTCAAACGTTACTACTATTTATGTTACCGAACGGCGATAATTACCAAGATCTTTAACATTATTAacggatttcaaatataaattttttctcgttCTAAGCAAGTAAACACTACCACCGGATTTTGTGGTACGAAAGgaacaagttttttctttgaacaCACAAAGATGCAATACATAATGAATTAATGCCTTATCATCTATTCTTTTTCACAAGGTATTTACGCTGGATTAATGTCtctatttgatattttagttCTTCCACTGACTAAAAGTAATGAAtacaaatttcagaaattgaaatagaaaaaataaaaggatGGTAGCCTTCACTGCTACCAAAATTGATTGTATTTTTCTATGCACGCATTTTCAGTATAACGCAAAAGTAAAagtattgttaaaattttaactattcACAATctatttgttatttcaaataagaacCTGAATTTGATCTGAAACAAGTAATAATAACagtattaataatatacaattCGATTTTAAAACAACACAATGTTGTCATAAAACTATGCTTATCAGATACACAAATGccacaatatttttaacagattCAAGGCAATGATTTTTCGCTTATCCTCACGCTTCTACATGTTTTAAGATGTACAATTGAGACAGTCAAGGTAGTTTTTATACTAATTACCACATGATTTCACGAGTAGGTACAATGAAAATAGTAACTGAACATACAGTGACTCAcattaatattcggacactatggtatttgtggaaatattaagttttttgctaacttattattaaataacagtatttattgcgtaatcattagttacaaccatgtttctagtatatgtaaatacatttttgatctttgaaattaaattatatacaaagatactatcgaacaaagaaaacaaggcatCATTTTACTatcgcaaaaatattcggacacggAATGCGGTGCGGTGCAAtgcaggtaaaaaataatagaaaaacactGTATACAGACTTTTTTATGATCGTAAAAGATTAGAGATGCATCCAAGactcaattttcttgttagttcaggttagaagTTAGCGTTGAAGGCAAACTTATAACTtactaaaattcatattatggggcgaaaaggcaaaaatatttcttttgacgtacgacaattaattatttttcatcacgCTAAAGGCAGATCTTATCGAGAAATCGGTAATTTGTTAAGTGTAAGTAAAAGTACAGTTGGTGATATAATTAGAAGATTTGTTCAAGAAGATCGTATTGAATCAATTCCGCAAAAAGGACGACCGAAACTTATTGATGAACGTGAAAGgcgtaaaattattaaacaaattaaaataaaccctGGACTGAGTGCTCCTAAATTGACAGCTGATTTACTAGAGTACAGTAACAAAAAAGTGCATTCTGACACAATTCGgcgattattaaaaaaagacggGTACAACGGAAGAGTAGCCCGAAGAAAGCCATACATATCGGAAGTCAATCGCAAGAAACGTCTCGCCTTTGCTCATGAATTCGTTGTGAAACAGAAAACATACTGGGAAAGCGTTATATTTgctgacgaaaaaaaattcaacatttttggatccGATGGTCGCAAAATGGTATGGCGCAAAAAGAATGAAgagctaaaaattaataatctcagGCCTACTGTGAAACACGGCGGAGGGAGTATAGTGGTTTGGGGCTGCATCTCAGCTGCAGGAGTAGGCgaattagtatttattgaaggaaatttaaataaagttatgtaCTTGgatcttttaaaacaaaatttattaaaaagtgctgaaaaattaggtatacgcgacaattttaaattttaccaggACAACGATCCAAAACATAAGTCGCGTTTAGTCCAagagtatttattatataattgtcCTAAAGTATTAAATCCTCCTGCACAATCACCTGATCtcaaccccatagaaaatctatGGGAATTTTTAGACCGCAAAGTCCATAGTAAGCCAATCAACTCCAAAAACGAGTTAAAACAACGATCAGTTGAAGAATGGCATCGCATACCTGaagattacataaaaaaaataattgaaaacatgccaaaacgGCTAGAACAAGTTATACAATATAAAGGCAATCATACgaagtattaatttgtttatatgttttttgtttatattaattttcctcaCAAATATTATGTTCCTGGTatgtgtccgaatatttttgcgacagtaaaattatgccttgttttctttgttcgctagtatctttgtatataatttaatttcaaagatcaaaaatgtatttacatatactagaaacatggttgtaactaatgattacgcaataaatactgttacttaataataagttagcaaaaaacttaatatttccacaaataccatagtgtccgaatattaatgcgAGTCACTGTAGCTGCAATATTCAAGACCTCTACGAAGGCACTTATCAATTTTTGGATGTTTTAAGGTGCCAGTTGTTGCATTTTCAGGGTCTTCATGTAAGACTTACAGAATTGATTTGTGATCTGAATTAGTCGAGTGCACCAGGAAGGTGTTATTAAAGATAATGTGTAGATAGCCAAATATAAAATCTGTGAATACTACACTAGAATCAttacgtaaaataaataataaaacgatttttaaagagCATGATAATACTAAAagatctaatttttatattaaaggCTCCCTTTGTTTCAGGAACAACCTGGCATAAGGACATTTTAGTCTATTTTATTCGCTTACCGTATATCTCTTACCATCTCAACATATCCTCAAGTATGTCTGTGTTTAATTGACTAATTAAACCATAGCTCTTACGTCTACCCCTCATTATACTCAAATTTTAACGCATAAATGCTGATGCATGCTTTCAAGATAATGTTTGTTACTTactatatgtaaaatttacgTATCTATTATCATTGCTCGCATATGGAATAGTATTCATAGTCAAGATCTAATATGTAAGTATTTATTTCCCAAATGTCTAAAAGTCCACCACAACCAtacacaaaaatatattatccaTATGTGCATTGACTACATTTAGCggtaattatttttgttgtgcAGTCGTTATCATCAAGGAATGGTAAACAGAAGTTGtattatgttaataataaaccCCATTTTTATTTGATCTTCGCAAGGGATATTTTTCGAAAGTATAACGTCTTTATCACCGCAAAGTTAATGAACTGTTACTTGATAGTTCAcaataattcaataataactaaataaatattggaAGCACATCCATGAACTAATAATGATGGCATGAGTGAATAGGAGATTTAATGAGGGGTATGACtcaatttgacaattttgctgaattgtgttgttacattttttaaaaataaagatatgtaaattatatcgaaaacaaataaataatatcgcGTCAGTATGCAGTAGCTAAATAGGACAATAGAGATAAAATAGGCATTTTGTTTGTTATTCACAAGGGACCCCCGGCTTTGTTTAATAATCACATGtcaatataaaatcaaaattatgttgttgAACCCTCACCTgaataaatatacattattattaatcataCACAAATGacataagaacttttttttaatttccaggTGAAACAACAAGCGACATTCTCCGACTAGCTACAGAAGCAAGGAAGAAATCTCTAGGCCCTTTTAACCCATCGTTTAATATTCACAGTCTCCTCCTACAAGGATTAGAAAAATTCCTCCCTGATGATGCACATTTGAGGGTCAGtggaaaattacatatttcattaaccAGGGTTTGTGACGGTAAGTTTTGGAGCATTAAAAATAGTAGCGATGTGGAGACAAAAGTGTACTGAGATTTAtcccagagaaaaaaattgcaacaaaacATAATTATGATACGATGACTTTAATTAGCAACACCTTCAATTTTCAAGGCCTCTTATCGAATCAAAACAGGCTTGGCTTGAAGTAGTTATTTGTATTCAAAGTTCGATTTTCATTATAGTTGCATACACGcaatctatttttaatattagttttttaaagatttcagaattttcgattttataaataaactggatcgaaaaatagttaaaaagcCATATTTTCGTAAAAGTCTGGGCCGTTTTTCATGTATAAAAAAGCGTCTGAAAGCCCGTTTTGTCTTTCTGACATCAATAACATGAAAACTTGGACGAAGACCGTTGTTAACAAAGAGTTAGTTGCTCAAAATGTCCAACAACACGCGCTCTTTTATCATTGTGTTGACagtgattattattatcttgaCAAGATCTGCTACACCAGCATATCccatttcagtttttcagGCCAAGATATCTATCCTTTTCTTAACGCCCACAATCAGgcagattataatacacaaATTGTGGCACTCcttcatgaaattatttcacaATTTCAACTGTTTCAGCAGATTTTCGCAGTTAccgcttaaaaaaatttaataaaattcgttaaattgcgtaaaaataaaatttccgtTCAAAACAGAAACaagattttccaaattaacaatttcaaaatcaacatttttctACCACGCTTCTCGCTTTGTGCGTTAAAGATAAGCTTACACAataacatatttaatattcattcACATACACAAAGCGCATCATCTCTTAGTTATAATAACAAAACGGTAAGACCTTTTAATAGTTATTACACGCCcggtatatttaaaatttgtaggaatattatataaaatattatatgtaaaaaaacgaagtatACCTAAAAAATCTTACGAACATTTCTGCCTCATTTAAAaccaacaaaattaatattttctacaaGTTCCAAGACTCAAGAACGATGAATACTTTAAAAGGCAAATATCCGGTGTATTACAAATATGAAGATATACGGAGTCCGTATGTGGAAAAAAGGAATTGTAATTATGAAACATAActagtatttaattttatctggTATTAAGTCACAAAAGCtactcttttaaaatttttggagcTCGAGAATAATTAGATACATTCAGTAATACATTTCTAACACACCTCatagattgaaaatttgacaatATAGAGGGTAACCCTAAGCAATAACAATTGCCCTTTGGGTCAATTCTCGAAACCCTAAAATAGTTAgaactattaataaaaaatctcataTTAGGAGAAATATACAGAGTAACTTGTGAAGACAAATATTAGTACTTATATTATATTTGCTCTGTATATTGCCAATTTGGATGTAAACCATTACTGAACATGTACCATGTGACCTATTTCGAGTTATTTTGATATAACAATTACTcataaatcaacatttttcagGAGCAAACTTGTGCCCTCATAAAATGGGGCAAAATTGTGCCTCCATAAAATGTGAATTATTTACTCTGTAGACCAGCTTTGTACATACGGAGTCTAAGATTCCCAGACTACAATACGAACTAAGAAATATACAATACAATTTATGGAACCTCTTGGTGCAACGATGAAATAATTCCTTATCGCAAACTTTAAGCAAAATTAGTCAAGctctttaaaaatcaaattctaaATCTAAATcccagattttttatttatttatttaactagaAATTTCAACAAAGAGCCATATTATTATCACACCACCTATGACGCACATACATTGCTGGAAGCTGTTGCAGATAATCAAGGGGGTCAGGCTCGTTTTGAGGTCTCGTATTGTTGTCCTTGCTCAATCTTTTATCGAATTTTTTCTAACATACTTCCCGCTTTATACGTTAACAACTTATGTACATAACAGCATTGTTTATTTCCAGGCAAAAACGTAATCGTCTCCCAATTTGACACCAGAGAAGAATTAATACAGGCCCTTCTCGCCTCAGCATTTATACCCTTTTTCTCAGGCCTATTTCCCCCCAAATTTAAAGGGACTCGTTACATGGATGGAGGATATAGTGACAATCTTCCTACATTAGACGAAAATACCATTACAGTTAGCCCCTTTTGCGGGGAAAGTGATATATGTCCCAGGGATGATAGTTCACAATTATTTCACGTAAGACTTTTTTCTAACCTTCTTTCGAAATCTACAATACTCCATAATATTTCAGATTAACGTTGCAAATACCAGTATAGAACTGTCAAAACACaacatatacaggatggtccGAATTTTATTCCCTCCACATCCAGAAACTTTGGCGAATATGTGCAAACAAGGATTTGATGACGCACTTAGGTTTTTACATAGAAACAACCTTATAAACTGCACAAAATGCCTTGCAGTACAGTCTACTTTCGTAGTTTCGGATTCTGTGGATGAACATTTGGTATTCGATCCTCAATGTAAAGATTGCAAGACGCATAGGCAGGTCAGTatagaaaatatcatttatgtATATGAGTGAATTAGtgatcttttttaataaataatcgtGGCAGTACGCTCAGGTCATcataaattatattgaaaactgAACAAAgagaattcattaaaatgacACAAAGTAGTTTCAACTGAGTAAAGTTCATTTTATACGTACTACCAATTGAGACAGGTTTTGAGATAACAGGATAATGATGATTTGTTACTATGCAATTAAGGagtaaaatacttttttatccAGGACTAGACAAAACAATTTGCAACATTCTAGGAACTTCGGTTAAGTTAGtgattaataaaagaaatctaTCTCCCACGCAGTTTTAATTGGACAGATGTTATAATTCTTTATCGGTTCAAGATGTTTAGTAAGCAATTAGACAtgttattggaaaattacCCATTTAGTtatatatgataattttttattctaaaatgaTGCAAGGCAAAAGGATGCAATTCTCCAGTAGCAGAGGCAAATGATGATTtaacttttctgttttaagCAGTTATAAGTTTACTTCGCAGCCAAGAAAATCACTTTTTActtagaattttcaaattttgtaaatggcGAATTAATAATTGCTAGTAATAGACGCtgtatattgcaaaatttgacgatacatacatacatatatacatattatatgGGGAAAAGGCGATTCTCCTTAAGAAACCCTACTaccatttttagttttataaaagcaatgaaattctctttattttcttttgaaagcTCAAAAATGCCTATTgattttaaacaccctgtattataaCTTGTAAAAATGTTCGAGTTGTGTATGGAAAAAGCGAGTTATAGATAAGAAGCACTATCAACGGTTCAGCTTATTCAAGGTGAAAAAGGAGACatctttatattttatacaaatttcaaCATCAAAAACGAAATACAAAATGACTTGTGTTGAAAAGACACTTATAAAATAGCACAGTAAAAACATGATCAAGATGTGAATTCTGGTAATGACTTCACGAGTAAACCTAAATTAATATCcacaaatcaaaatttcatttaaatatctcaaaaactgtcaCAGCTgtaagcaaaattaaaaaaaaaagatctttgacaccctgtatattcaaaaCTGTCAGCTGTTGTATAAGACAAAGTTAGtgaaattgtaatatttttgcagaaaaaatatgtGGATGAAGATAATATGCCAACCAGCGTgtacaaaatatttagataaaaacacttctaaacaattaaatatttatatacaaatattaataattttcaacatccCCATCCAACTATATCTCATAGCCCCAATAGTTTTGAGATCTTATTATTGTAAcactcatttttttaattaattttttattgaacatcctcaaattttattttatgtgtttatttattagtttaataGGTACCTACCTACAGatagatttgttttttttcttcacattTTGGGCCTTAAAGGATAACTAGTAAATTGATTCAAAACAAAGTAActacatttttgaataaatctCTCAGATCTCATTTCTTCTACAGGAAGCATTAGTTTCAAACGTACCTGACACAGTGTTGAACGTCTTTCAAGATGTAATAGAAACAGCAAACAAGGGAGTTCTCAACTGGATATTCAAGCACAGAGGTATGAAGCTTTTGTCGGTGTTAAGTTTACCATACACGTTACCAGCAGACATCATGTACGCCACATTCACAAAGTAAGTACTGTCCTTAAATCATTGTGAATGTACGTGTGATGTGaagggaaaaatattattaacaagACAATAATCTCAACCCcttaagaataattaaattggcTCGATATATTCCTCAACAGTTCTTAAAGTAGGTTTTCGCATGCACTATCTTTGTAGGTTACAAATTTTGACTCCAAAAGTAACTCGTAGAATAGTGTTTCGTAACAAAACTACGTTAGAATTGCTTCATTTCGTCGGCCAAGAGTCCGAATGCCATTTGTATCAACATCAACCTTGTCAAGCCTTAGTTGCATCGCATGAATCTTTTGGACAACCTCCAAGCATGACGCATGATAATCATGGTGAAAGGTGACTAATACCGTTTCTACCCAGCAATTTATATACAATAGTTGAAGTTAAGTTACTCttaaataaccaattttcatatgtttatttttaaaaaccattttttaaagagttgATGCCGTTTTCCAGCAACTAAAATCGCATACAAAGTTTCAGGTTTCTAACAAGGACACGAATAATAAACAGAAATTCAACAcatcaaaaaatttacttgaaaaatgGACGccgtattaatttttatttagagaaGCTTTTACTTCTAGTAGACTGAAAAATTGCTTGGTGTAAACGGCCCTAATACGATTTAGTTCATCCTCTTCCATATTGGGGTCATCTGGTCACTGTATAGCAAAATCTTCACCAAAACTGATTGTGTGTTCTGTCATTTCCTAGTCTATGTTATCTGAATGATTATGGCTCCCGATGACCCCTAACTTgatcgaaaaaaatttaactaaactcTTCTTTCGTAGAGTAATGGCCACAGCGCCCCACGTGGGTAATTTTCTATGGGATGTGAGTAGGGTTCTCCTGGATGAAGTTTCAAATGTTCTCAGCAAAGTCAATAGGAAAAGGCAACAAATTAGCGCCAAAATTACTTGCCAGTTAGCTATAACCGAGTATGGAGGCAGTAAGTTAAAAACCATATTATGTAGAACATTTACTCTATTATATTGTTATGATTTCTAGATAATACTAACGAgcaagaaaatgattttgtagaaaacaacaaaatgaaCTTGAACTTCACACTTAATTTAGACAACAGGTAAGAAGCAATgaacgcaattttttttgcgATAAAATGTAATTCCTTATGAATCGATGATGTAATTTGGTCAAAGGTTAATTAGCTAGATAAAACTTATTGTTTCATGTTATTcgcattaaataaatataggaACGTTGCATCCTTTGTTCCTGGCGATGATAACAATATGGATAGACAAAGAGAGAAAGAGACGGACTTCGTTACTAAAATAAGCAACAATTAAttgttgtaaacaaaatttaaggtcaacgtaaa
The nucleotide sequence above comes from Euwallacea similis isolate ESF13 chromosome 16, ESF131.1, whole genome shotgun sequence. Encoded proteins:
- the LOC136414196 gene encoding patatin-like phospholipase domain-containing protein 2 isoform X1, which codes for MNLSFAGCGFLGIYHVGVACCFRKYAPHLLLNKISGASAGAIAACCLLLDLPLGETTSDILRLATEARKKSLGPFNPSFNIHSLLLQGLEKFLPDDAHLRVSGKLHISLTRVCDGKNVIVSQFDTREELIQALLASAFIPFFSGLFPPKFKGTRYMDGGYSDNLPTLDENTITVSPFCGESDICPRDDSSQLFHINVANTSIELSKHNIYRMVRILFPPHPETLANMCKQGFDDALRFLHRNNLINCTKCLAVQSTFVVSDSVDEHLVFDPQCKDCKTHRQEALVSNVPDTVLNVFQDVIETANKGVLNWIFKHRGMKLLSVLSLPYTLPADIMYATFTKLQILTPKVTRRIVFRNKTTLELLHFVGQESECHLYQHQPCQALVASHESFGQPPSMTHDNHGERVMATAPHVGNFLWDVSRVLLDEVSNVLSKVNRKRQQISAKITCQLAITEYGGNNTNEQENDFVENNKMNLNFTLNLDNSDLPLEPHPQNKFNAKQILQRKPSFTINKTDTIDDDTFDHILHVTSDHEAVMAYYYLDENNKVKVTEIFDVTEDESPVLQTPQERDVNKNLEFDDNWNDYNEADLTHNQLDDDISEYSVEDILDDKNLFSDPESEWVGSCKIEEPEEDEPTYFTKSSDTRPEAERSTSEITATKCTVPSFSYEEIDF
- the LOC136414196 gene encoding 1-acylglycerol-3-phosphate O-acyltransferase Pnpla3-like isoform X2 produces the protein MNLSFAGCGFLGIYHVGVACCFRKYAPHLLLNKISGASAGAIAACCLLLDLPLGETTSDILRLATEARKKSLGPFNPSFNIHSLLLQGLEKFLPDDAHLRVSGKLHISLTRVCDGKNVIVSQFDTREELIQALLASAFIPFFSGLFPPKFKGTRYMDGGYSDNLPTLDENTITVSPFCGESDICPRDDSSQLFHINVANTSIELSKHNIYRMVRILFPPHPETLANMCKQGFDDALRFLHRNNLINCTKCLAVQSTFVVSDSVDEHLVFDPQCKDCKTHRQEALVSNVPDTVLNVFQDVIETANKGVLNWIFKHRGMKLLSVLSLPYTLPADIMYATFTKVMATAPHVGNFLWDVSRVLLDEVSNVLSKVNRKRQQISAKITCQLAITEYGGNNTNEQENDFVENNKMNLNFTLNLDNSDLPLEPHPQNKFNAKQILQRKPSFTINKTDTIDDDTFDHILHVTSDHEAVMAYYYLDENNKVKVTEIFDVTEDESPVLQTPQERDVNKNLEFDDNWNDYNEADLTHNQLDDDISEYSVEDILDDKNLFSDPESEWVGSCKIEEPEEDEPTYFTKSSDTRPEAERSTSEITATKCTVPSFSYEEIDF